The DNA region ttaccttTTGATTTATTGGATGTCATAACTCCTAATAAAAGGatggtcaaaatgaaaaattgtaatttttaaaaggttcaaACAACTTTGAAAAAAGATGACATAGCAAagtaagtaataaaaaaactaacaaaagaattatatgaaaaatatcataacttttaataataggattatcaaaatataatatttgtaattttaaaaagttcaaataactttaaaaaaacattaaaaaaataaaacaaaaaactaacaaaagaaTAATATGAAAAGTGGacaaaggtaaaaaaaactacttctataaattataataatcaacACGGTTTGTGTTGTTTCTCACTCTCTTTAATAGACATTCTCACCACTGAGCGCTTGAAACAGCTAGATTGTTCCATTAATTAGTGGATATCGATTTTAAGTCTTGGgtgtataattatattttttttaatgagaaatGGAGCAAATCACCCAACTAAATTAAGATCTgccaggaaaaaaatatatgtacaaAAAATGTCTTAATAGGACACATAAAAAAAGGACTagaatcataaaatatattttgttgcaTCATCGAAAGGGTTTCCTTGATTAGAGCATCAACTGGTCAATTAGTCACTCAAAATACATGGACCCAACGTATATTGCTAAACTAAACTTTGAGATTCCTGATCTTAATAATGAGATAAACATCTAACATGTCTTCACTACACTCAATTCCAATAAGATATGGTTTCGGACatatatttctaaaatagttatgtgttattttgaaaaaaatatttctagaaATGAAAAAGGGGTGTacttttttaggaaaaaaataataacggATAAGTAATAGGTTTTAATAAAGGGGATACGGAGTGCACTTAGAATAAACAGATGTAAATAGTAAGAGCTAACTTAGCACAGTTTACTTGGTTGCCCGGTTTGGCCCAACCCGTTTACACTTACCTCCATCAAATAAAAACCCTAGACGCAGCCGCTCTTATACAACTACTCTATTCTACCACATCTGAGTCTCTATCCGAAGCCACTTGAGAGAAAATGGCGGTGCCTCTGCTCTCAAAGAAGATCGTGAAGAAGAGGGTAAAGAAGTTCAAGAGGCCTCAGAGTGACAGGAAAATTTCCGTCAAGGTAAACATTTTAGCTTCTTCATTCTGCTCAATCGACATGCactgtttttatgttttctttattcGAAGAAAGTTTAGATGTGTTCCTTGCATCAGTAATTTTGTGACACTACACAGTATTTGTACGGCATATGGATGTTTAACTGCATGAACTtgtatttgttttctatttttttcggcTTTAGTTAAGGATATGATGATAGTATTTTGTCGCCCCAGTCTTAATTTGCTCCACAAGGTGTAAATATGGTGATTGACACTATAACTGATCCTGCTGTTTTACATGTTctatcttgtatttttttttgtcaattttatttgaatttgctagtttttggtttttaatttcttcttgatgtctcaattatttttttggacCGATGGGATATGAGGATAAAGTTTTGACACCCAGTCTtacaatatgtttttaatacgTGGTGAAAGATCGACTATCTGATCccatatataatataacaatgGCGTTTtcgttgttgttttcttttgttttaatgacgtttgatttgtttcatgttttccagggttttcctttcttttttgttttgaatttgaatatggGATATGATGACAACCTTTTGACACCCAGTCTTACTTGCTCCATTGGGGTACTATGGTGAGAGTTTAATTGTCTGATCCTTTATAATTGTCCTGCCTAGTAATTTCTTGTCATTCCCCCATTGGTTTCTATGATTtggaaaaaatgttatttatctGAATAAATTTCCCCTTAAATTTGTTATTGGTACATTATGAAATGTGATTGCAATGAGAAGATATGATGATGTTTATCCATCAATTCTGCAATTGAATGATGATTACTAACATGCACTACCATCTGATCCCTTGCATCTTTTTTCATAAGTCATTGTTGTTGAGTAATCTTGTTTGACTAATTATTAGTGATTACTGCAATTTAGGTTTtcgttttttaattattatctgcCCATGGTATCTGATATCCTGAGTTCGGACTTTTGTCTTGTTATAGCTGGATATCTCGTTTTAAGGGCATATATAAAATTCTTACAGGCCTTGCGACACAGTTGGCTTTCTTTGCTATAAGCCTTCTGTTACTATTTTCCTGTTTAAATCTCTTCAATATATTGTTATTTGTCTTCTAAAACGTTTTCATCTAATAATACTTTTTACTATACCAGAAAATTGTTTGATCTGCAATCTGTGATGACATTTCAATAATGTGCTGATTTTCTGTGATTATTATCCTAAATATCACCATCTTTCGGCTGAGATTGCAGTTCAAATTGTTCTagtttatgaaattattaatcTGGTGCGGATAAACAAAGTTCATATTTTCGGACCTGACAACTTTTTGATAATACTATTTTGGACAGACTAACTGGCGCAGACCAAAGGGTATCGATTCCCGTGTTAGGAGAAAGTTCAAGGGATGCACTTTGATGCCAAACATTGGTTATGGTTCAGACAAGAAGACCCGCCACTATCTCCCTAATGGTTTCAAGAAATTTGTTGTTCACAATGTGAAGGATTTGGAACTGCTCATGATGCACAACAGGTGAACCATTTAGTCCAAATTAGATTTTCAGTTAATTGTTTTGCATCAAATGTTTCCTGATCactttatttgtctttattttaggACTTACTGTGCTGAGATTGCCCACAATATATCcacaagaaagagaaaagatatAGTCGAGAGAGCCGCGCAGCTTGATGTTGTTGTGACAAACAAAACTGCCAGATTACGCAGCCAGGAGGATGAATAGTCTAAATGACTGAAAAAGTCACTTATCTGTAGTGATTCTGTAGTTCAATATCGAAGTtgcagtttaattttaaattgaattttgctTCAGTGTATTTTGCTTATTGGGAACCAGGTTTTTTGATGTGCCTCTTTCATGTAAGTCGTATCTTGATTTGTTTTTAGGAACAAAAATATACGAAACCTTAATCTTTGGCTGTGTGATAACGTTGATGAGTTTTTTTTGGGGGTCCTTTTGATAATTTTTCAAACACTTATGAGAAGAAAAGGTTAAACatgattaattttgaatttttcaaacaCATTTAAGATATATAGTTAAATTACCTCAATTACGTAATTTACAATATAATCACGTATATGGTAtggaaaatttgtttttattgtaaaataatttttttttcttattaatcatTTCTTGAATATCAAGAgggtttattaaaattattttatggtatttcgtgtattttttttttatctgctgaaactttcaattaattgttttttcaattaattattttttaaatcggtttttttagtagttttaaCGGTTTTTAAGTAGTACTTtaagtaatgtttttttattagtttttagttttttatatatttttttatttttgtctttaatcatttattaaatttctgtttatttttttataaatagattataatttaattattttatatttttcagtttgattttattaaatatttataatttaataaattaattttttagtttttagttaactttttaattagttttgttgAATATAgcctaaaaaataatatcaagaaAGTCTAGTCAAAGTGATTGAGACATGggttaaggataaaaaaaatcatgtttttactgtgctttatttttttcatcatggAAATGCACTTGACTAACAAAATCATGTTTATGCTTTTACtgtgctttatttttttcacggaGTGTAGACAATGAAATCTATGTTTCTAATGAAAGAGTATTTTTGGAGTACTGTTAAAGGGCATTCAGGTGAATAGTACTAATAACAAAAGTGGTAGTTCCAATAGTAACTCCCCCGGTTTGGCCCAACCCATTTGCACTTGCCTCTATCCAAAAAAACCCTAGACGCAGCAGCGCTTATATATACTGCTACTCTATTTCCTCTCGGATCTCAGTCTCTACCTCAAACCACTCCAGAAAAAATGGCGGTGCCTCTTCTCTCGAAGAAGATCGTGAAGAAGAGGCTGAAGAAGTTCAAGAGGCCTCAAAGTGACAGGAAGATTTCTGTGAAGGTATCCATtctaccttttttctttttgcttaatttacatgcacttttttttttattcgaaGAAAGTTAAGATGTGTTGTTTGGATGagtaattttgtaatattaCACTGTGTTTGTACGGCATATGGATGTTGAACTTCATgaacttgtgtttattttctaattttttggcTTTAGTTAAGGATGTGATGATAGTATTTTGTCGCCCCAGTCTTAATTTGCACCACTAGGTGTAAATATGGTGATTGACACTATAACTGATCCTGCTATTTTATATGCTCTATCTTgtattttttgtcaattttatttgaattgggtagttttttgtttttaatttcttcttgatgTCTCAATTATTATTTGGACCGATGGGATACAAGGTTAATGTTTTAACACCCATTATTACTATATATGTTTATACATGGTGAAAGACAGACTATCGGATCCCATATATCATACATGAATTAAAGTTGTGTCTTGTTTTATGATGTTTTAATTGTTGTGTTTGCTagggttttccttttttttaattttaagttgaaTATGGGATTTGATGACAACTTTTTGACACCCAGTCTTACTTGCTCCATTGGGGGTACTCTGGTGAGAGTTTAGTTGTCTGATCTCTTGAATGGCTGCCTAGCAATTTCTTGTCATTGTCCCATTGATTTCTATGACTTGGAAACAAAGCTATTTAACTGAACAAATTTCCCcttaaatttgttatttctaCATTATGAAATGTAATTGCAAAGACAAGATATGATGATGTTTATCCATCAATTCTGCAATTGAATGATGATTACTAACATGCACTACCATCTGATCCCTTGCATCTTTTTTCATATGTCATTGTTGTTGAGTAGTCTTGTTTGACTAATTATTAGTGATTACTGCAATTTAGGTTTtcgttttttaattattatttgccCATGGTATCTGATATCCTGAGTTCGGACTTTTGTCTTGTTATAGCTGGATATCTCGTTTTAAGGGCATATATAAAATTCTTACAGGCCTTGCGACACAGATGGCTTTCTTTGCTATAAGCCTTCTGTTACTATTTTCCTGTTTAAATCTCTTCAATATATTGTTATTTGTCTTCTAAAACGTTTTCATCTAATAATACTTTTTACTATACCAGAAAATTGTTTGATCTGCAATCTGTGATGACATTTTAATAATGTGCTGAGTTTCTGTGATTATTATCCCAAATATCACCATCTTTCGGCTGAGATTGCAGTTCAAATTATTAATCTagtttatgaaattattaatcTGGTGTGGATAAACAAAGTTCATATTTTCTGACCTGAACTTTTTGATAATACTATTTCAACAGACAAACTGGCGCAGACCAAAGGGTATCGATTCCCGTGTTAGGAGAAAGTTCAAGGGATGCACTTTGATGCCGAACATTGGTTATGCTTCAGACAAGAAGACCCGCCACTATCTCCCGAATGGTTTCAAGAAATTTGTTGTTCACAATGTGAAGGATTTGGAACTGCTCATGATGCACAACAGGTGAATCATTTAGTCCGAATTAGATTTTTAATTCTGATTGTTTTGCATCAAATGTTTTCTGACCACTTGAGTTGTCTTTATTTTAGGACTTACTGTGCTGAGATTGCCCACAATATATCcacaagaaagagaaaagatatAGTCGAGAGAGCCGCGCAGCTTGATGTTGTTGTGACAAATAAAACGGCCAGATTACGTAGCCAGGAGGATGAATAGTCTAAATGACTGAAATTTACTTATTTGTAGTGAACCTGGTGACACTAGTTGTGACATTGTATTTTGATCATCTTTTATTCTCGTATAAATTGTAGGACTGAAATTTACTTGTTTGTAGTGAACCTGGTGACACTAGTTGTGACATTGTATTTTGATCATCTTTTATTCTCGTATTAATCGTATAAAAAATTGCATTTTGATCATCTTTTTCTCCCGTCGCTTGCCGtgtcaaattcaatggcttctggATTTCGGTTTTGGATCTCATTGACCATTTAGATAATAGTATGTTAtcagataaatatataaaatttgtgcCATTGTTATCCTTTAAACCTCACTTTATAAAATGATTCATGTAATTAAGCCAAACCATGTTCGATGATAAGTCAAAGTACGAGTGACTAAACCATGTTCAATGATGAAGTAAATTGTGTACTTAAGCTAAATTACGTGGCATGGAGTGAAGTGTCTACCCCAAAATGGGTATTCCTAGCAGTCAAAAGGATAAGTTATTCCAAATACATAAATACAAAAGTGAAGGAAATATAGATGGATTTGGGGTACACAAATTAGGGTTATGCAGAGCTTgtaggatttgaggtcaaaaaGTTAAGTGGGAAGTTCATTGcatatattttagtatttcaCTATACTACTATACTATATAACTTGGAAAATTTATAATGCAAAGCCACTACCCATCTTAATTTTCAAATAGAATCTTAAAAGGCTTCAGCAAAAACCCttcttaattttcaatttgGTATTCTAATGAGAAAAGAGAATGGATTTAGCAGCTTGATTCAATAGAAAGGAAAGAGGGGAGAAAGGGATTCTATAGTATGTATACAAAATCATGGTAATCAACATAAATCATCAATACAATAAAAGAACAAGCAAGTACAACAACAAGCTCATATCTAACCCAATGGTATGAATCTGAAACTGAATCCAAAAGCAAGGCCCTAGTGTACCATGTATTCTGAATAAGCATCAAAATCAGTAGTGCCAACCTGATCAGCATGTATTAACTCCATCCTTGCAATCTTTAGTCAAATTATAGAACGTTTCCACGCGTGTCTTTCCACGGTAAAAGACCTCTGTATCCACTGCAACTCTCATGTACCCATCAAACTCAACAGGCTTTCCACTGTTGAGAAGCGTGGTCTCGTTATACCACTCGCTTGTATTTCCCCACAGCTCCTTATAATCATCAAGCAAATGCACCTTGTAATTTGACCTCAACTTATCAAAGTAATTATAATAAGGCTCATTGGTGGCAATATACAAATGCCTCCAAGGCTGAACCATCCATTTGAGCTTCTCAACAAGAACATCTGGTGACGTATCATAATCCAAATGAGGCCACAGCTCCTTGTTCTGAGCTTTCTCTCCCCGAACCACATGGACCGCATCAAAATCCCAGTCCAACCTTCCACTAATCTCAGTAACAATATTCATCAACCTCTTGGATTTCCACACAGCATGCCAAGGCCTCTGAACATACTGAGCAGCCTCACCTTCACAAACCCTATACCAATAATTCTCAGGCTCTGGCGCATCAAACTGCCTCCATATAATCGTACTCTTATCCTTCTTAAGCTGCATAGGAGTCACCTTGTGATTGACAACCTTCCTAacaggaaccttcttcttcttcaaatgCGTTTTATCCCACTTCTTCCAATCCCTCAAGAACTCACCCTCCTCCACAATAGAAGCCGTCTCCTTCAAATGCTCGAAATCAAAATAGTACCTGAAATCCTTCCCTTCCTCATCCTTGTTACTAGGGTTATAAGTTGAAGCCAAACAAACACTCAAATCCATAACAAAAGTCCTGTTCAAAAACATAGCTTCCCCCAATCCACACAAGAAACTCCACAAATAATGATTCATTCCCTTGCAGTAATCCCCACCTCTCGAGTAGTACAAATACTTCCCATTCCTAAAGTTAGTCTCCGATCCCAAAGTCGGAATCGTGTCATTGATCTCATCGTCGCGGGCCGAAGCCCGCGGCGGCAGGGACTTACCACCCCTGCCGGCGCCGGTTCGCGTCACATTCCGGCGAGCATTGGCGCCGGAGTGCCAACCGCCAGCGTGGACCACCTTGTACCTGCAGTCGTCGGTGACGGCGATCTTGAAGCGGCGAAAGTCGCGGTACTTGCGCCAGGAGCGCTCGCGCTTGTTCCGGAAGCGCCATGCGACGTCGCACTCGCCGGGGACGGAGCCGTTCATCGGCGGCTGGTAGTCGAAGAAGGCAATGGACTTGAACGCGCGGAGGTTGAATCTCTGAATGGCAATAAGAACGCGAGGGTTAGAGCAGTTTAGGGTTTCATCGCAGGCAGGGAGAGAGGGAGGCTGCGCGTCGGTGGAGTAAGCGGTAGAGTCGGTGGTGGAATTAACGGTGGAATTGGCGATTTGCTGTTGGGTTATATCGATGAGGGGTTCGGAGGGGGGCGGTGGCGGGAGGGGAGGGTCTTGCGGGGAGGGGGAGAGGTCTTCGCCGGTTCTGAGGACGGAGGAGTCGATTCGGAAAGTGGCGTTTTCTGATTGGGTGAAGAGGTTGGTTAGGGCTGGGGTGGACTGGAGCCATGGGTCTGGGGGCTGGTAGGTTATGGCTATGACGGTGAAGATTAAGACAGAGAAGACGAAGAGGGAGAAGCAGAGGTTGCTAATGAGTTTGATGATGTTTTGGGCAATGGGTTCGGTTCTGTTGCTGCTACTGCTGGAGTTTGagtccttcatttttttcttctgagaTCTGAATGTCACAGAAAGGAAAAGAGTTGTTAGGGGTTATGGCTACGCTGGATCTGAATCTGCTGCCTAGTCATTCACTGCTGTGTTAATCTTTACTTACTTCAACTTCACTTCGcttcttttgtttccctttcAAGCACCGCATTTTCTTCCTTCACACATCAACTTATAATCTACTGCACCAACTTTTATCAACCTTTATCAATTACTactacaattaattattttgattccaGCTCCTtagagaaatttattttaaaattttcatattgcataagataaatatttattttatataatttaatttataataaataagcatttttaaatatataaattatattttaatttagaataaATATACTAAATTATGACATAATTTTAACCAATAGGTTTGTTTCAAgaaatgtgttaaaaaatatatgttactgATACTTCTCATTTAAAGTAGGGTTTTTATTTGGCCAACACACTAAGGATTTGATTAAAACGATAGTGTAAAAGTTTTTCtcactattatttaattatatattatttgtataataattttgtGGACTTTTATAATcactttaaaagtcatatttaaGATGGTTTCTAGTAATTGATTAACactaataatatatgaaattaatcttaaacttagttttaaaatatgtaaatcaatgtattttgtgtgttttatatttagaattataattttaaaaaaatgaattttcaattatgaagctttttaagataatttagaATTATGAAGTTAATTTCTTATTGACAAATACTAACATTGTCTTAGCAATGGGATTTAGGAATTGATTTTATGACACACTTTATGTCTTGACTCTTGCTTGGGCCTTAAGTGCCATCCAAGGTGCCTCTGTTTTGTTGCCTACTATAAAAGGGGGGGAAATAATCACACACTTTAGGTTCATAATTAGTTACTATATTTCTACGATTCTACTCATTTTATGTCGAACTTGCAGCAAGGTGAGTCGGTGACCCTTCATGCCCAATCTACTTGTCCTCTGTATGAAGAGGTTGTGACTACTTGTGAGAGATGAATTGATTTCCATAGAGATAAATGACCCTTATaagttaaaaacttttaaaatttaaaaagtcaaACAAAGTGCAAGTGACTTTATTCTTGTAGAGCTTCActatattttataccaatattCGGACATGAAGAACTATGGAAAACACATTTCAGTCAATGGCATGATCGTAGTCATGATAACGGAAGTTTTTGTATATGTAGTGAGCCAACCACCGAGACAGAGCAAATGATAGCACTGCTAGCACAACCATTGAATTTCTTTTTGCCACTGACATTGTACCATGCTTCATGATGGCAACAACCCCAATTGAAGCAACAGATGTGATCTGCAGCATTACTTCAACCACATTGAGGCTCTTATAAAGAGAATTGCAACTCTTGCAATTCACCACATGGGACCAGTACCTGTTCAAATTCATTTGTCATCAACAATGTCAGGACCAGGGAAAGAACATCTGAAGAGGggctaaaaagtttttcaaatttgtttattagtatatatacaATTTATGTTCTTGAAAAGTTGTTAGATGCAGAAATGCACCCTAGAAACCCAGCTTACGACATATATTCGTTTTTGTGATTAATTGCCTTTGTTAACtacttggggggggggggggggggggaacttCCCAAGGTATCAAGCTGATTTTGTGAAACACACAtgaaatcacaaaatttatctCTTCTGCTTGTGTTCTAGTTACAGAAcaacttttttccttcttcatttgcaTAATTATCGTTCTCGCCattggttaaaaattatttgaactaAGTTGTGTTGCTttgtttagaattttaaattggaAAATTTCTTGATTATGCCGGACATCAGTAAAGATTTATTATAGTCGAGTTAGTATACAATTTGGTCTCTAGAAACAGCAACTTACTTTGCTTTAGTCCTTGAAAGTTGAAAGTGcctatctataaaaaaataatcttgaaaGAGTCAACTCGCTAACAAGTTTACCCTTTTAAGCAGTCAACTTGTAAATAATTTCATCCCCCAAAAGACTAATTTGTATGGACTTTTTCAAGGATCTAAGCAACACAAGTTGCCCCTTCCAAGGACCAAAACGTATTCTAACTCTTTATAACTTTTCCCTGAAAACATGTTAAAggaaatatttgaaatataactAAATTGAAACTTCCATGTTCAAGAGCAATCTTATATGAGTACCTACCTGTCCATAAGCTGTTCTCTTGGAGGTGTTGGAGGGAGAGCCCCACTATATTTTCCTCTCCAATCAACCTGACCACCTGCATACTTCTTTAACCAAGTTCTATAACCAATAACAAGGGCATCTGACTGTATTGGCACAAAACAGGCTTTGTGCCAATTGTTTTTGTATCGTTTTAATTGCTACATCAGGACCCTGATACTCCAAAGTAAAAGGCACACTAACTAATTATTAGCAGGCCACCCAAATCTGCTTACTAATTTATTTGCAATGAAGAAAACTACTAAATGTTAACAAAATATGGCTTGACCAGAGCATTGTTAGAAGCCATGTTGATGATGAATCGTAAAAAGAAATTAGTGTCAACATCATCCTTCTCAAGGACATCCTgttgcaggaaaaaaaaaacataatctgtaacataatattattgttatgtTAGCTTTTCATGCAAGAAGTTATACAATATTAAAGAAATCATTATACATCGATTTTATTTTACCAAGAGTCCATTGCAAAGGAGTTTAAGAAGATGACTTACTATCGGCGAGTCATCGGCGAGAATGGAGAAGAACTAGGAGGATTGGTAGCGAAGGACGTTGGCAAGAGCAATCGGGGAGAGGTGGTCGTTGGCTGCAAGGTAGGCATTAGGGACAGCGAGAATGGAGAGGGAGGAACAGTCCAAGAGATCCACGATGAGGGGCATGGCGAAGGCAATAGGAATAG from Glycine soja cultivar W05 chromosome 8, ASM419377v2, whole genome shotgun sequence includes:
- the LOC114421697 gene encoding uncharacterized protein LOC114421697, which translates into the protein MKDSNSSSSSNRTEPIAQNIIKLISNLCFSLFVFSVLIFTVIAITYQPPDPWLQSTPALTNLFTQSENATFRIDSSVLRTGEDLSPSPQDPPLPPPPPSEPLIDITQQQIANSTVNSTTDSTAYSTDAQPPSLPACDETLNCSNPRVLIAIQRFNLRAFKSIAFFDYQPPMNGSVPGECDVAWRFRNKRERSWRKYRDFRRFKIAVTDDCRYKVVHAGGWHSGANARRNVTRTGAGRGGKSLPPRASARDDEINDTIPTLGSETNFRNGKYLYYSRGGDYCKGMNHYLWSFLCGLGEAMFLNRTFVMDLSVCLASTYNPSNKDEEGKDFRYYFDFEHLKETASIVEEGEFLRDWKKWDKTHLKKKKVPVRKVVNHKVTPMQLKKDKSTIIWRQFDAPEPENYWYRVCEGEAAQYVQRPWHAVWKSKRLMNIVTEISGRLDWDFDAVHVVRGEKAQNKELWPHLDYDTSPDVLVEKLKWMVQPWRHLYIATNEPYYNYFDKLRSNYKVHLLDDYKELWGNTSEWYNETTLLNSGKPVEFDGYMRVAVDTEVFYRGKTRVETFYNLTKDCKDGVNTC
- the LOC114421699 gene encoding 60S ribosomal protein L32-1-like → MAVPLLSKKIVKKRLKKFKRPQSDRKISVKTNWRRPKGIDSRVRRKFKGCTLMPNIGYASDKKTRHYLPNGFKKFVVHNVKDLELLMMHNRTYCAEIAHNISTRKRKDIVERAAQLDVVVTNKTARLRSQEDE
- the LOC114421696 gene encoding 60S ribosomal protein L32-1-like; amino-acid sequence: MAVPLLSKKIVKKRVKKFKRPQSDRKISVKTNWRRPKGIDSRVRRKFKGCTLMPNIGYGSDKKTRHYLPNGFKKFVVHNVKDLELLMMHNRTYCAEIAHNISTRKRKDIVERAAQLDVVVTNKTARLRSQEDE